Proteins encoded together in one Saccopteryx leptura isolate mSacLep1 chromosome 7, mSacLep1_pri_phased_curated, whole genome shotgun sequence window:
- the CD28 gene encoding T-cell-specific surface glycoprotein CD28 isoform X2 yields MPGENKILVKQTPILVAFNNEVNLNCTYTYDLFSKEFRASLYKGVDKAVEVCVVNGNYSLQPRFKASTGFHCDGKLGNKTVTFYLWNLFVNQTDIYFCKIEVMYPPPYIDNEKSNGTIIHVKENQTCATQRAPEPSKPFWALVVVVGVLALYSLIITLTFSTCWMSSKRNRILQSDYMNMTPRRPGPTRRHYHPYAPARDFAAYRS; encoded by the exons AAAACAAGATTTTGGTGAAGCAGACACCTATTCTCGTGGCGTTCAACAATGAGGTCAACCTTAACTGCACGTATACCTACGACCTCTTTTCAAAGGAGTTCCGGGCATCCCTTTATAAGGGAGTAGATAAGGCTGTGGAAGTCTGTGTTGTGAATGGAAACTACTCCCTTCAGCCTCGGTTTAAGGCAAGCACGGGATTCCACTGTGATGGGAAATTGGGCAACAAGACAGTGACATTCTACCTCTGGAATTTGTTTGTTAACCAAACGGATATTTACTTTTGCAAAATAGAAGTCATGTATCCTCCTCCTTACATAGACAATGAGAAGAGCAATGGAACCATAATCCATGTGAAAG AGAATCAGACCTGTGCAACTCAGAGAGCTCCTGAGCCTTCTAAGCCATTTTGGGCACTGGTGGTGGTTGTTGGAGTCTTGGCTTTGTATAGCTTGATAATAACATTGACTTTTTCTACTTGCTGG ATGAGTAGTAAGAGGAACAGGATCCTTCAGAGTGACTACATGAACATGACTCCCCGGAGGCCAGGGCCGACTCGCAGGCACTACCATCCCTACGCCCCGGCGCGAGACTTTGCTGCCTACCGCTCTTGA
- the CD28 gene encoding T-cell-specific surface glycoprotein CD28 isoform X1, with protein MIFRLLLALTLFPSIQVTENKILVKQTPILVAFNNEVNLNCTYTYDLFSKEFRASLYKGVDKAVEVCVVNGNYSLQPRFKASTGFHCDGKLGNKTVTFYLWNLFVNQTDIYFCKIEVMYPPPYIDNEKSNGTIIHVKENQTCATQRAPEPSKPFWALVVVVGVLALYSLIITLTFSTCWMSSKRNRILQSDYMNMTPRRPGPTRRHYHPYAPARDFAAYRS; from the exons AAAACAAGATTTTGGTGAAGCAGACACCTATTCTCGTGGCGTTCAACAATGAGGTCAACCTTAACTGCACGTATACCTACGACCTCTTTTCAAAGGAGTTCCGGGCATCCCTTTATAAGGGAGTAGATAAGGCTGTGGAAGTCTGTGTTGTGAATGGAAACTACTCCCTTCAGCCTCGGTTTAAGGCAAGCACGGGATTCCACTGTGATGGGAAATTGGGCAACAAGACAGTGACATTCTACCTCTGGAATTTGTTTGTTAACCAAACGGATATTTACTTTTGCAAAATAGAAGTCATGTATCCTCCTCCTTACATAGACAATGAGAAGAGCAATGGAACCATAATCCATGTGAAAG AGAATCAGACCTGTGCAACTCAGAGAGCTCCTGAGCCTTCTAAGCCATTTTGGGCACTGGTGGTGGTTGTTGGAGTCTTGGCTTTGTATAGCTTGATAATAACATTGACTTTTTCTACTTGCTGG ATGAGTAGTAAGAGGAACAGGATCCTTCAGAGTGACTACATGAACATGACTCCCCGGAGGCCAGGGCCGACTCGCAGGCACTACCATCCCTACGCCCCGGCGCGAGACTTTGCTGCCTACCGCTCTTGA